The sequence CAGCATTTACCTgtataattacagtaatttgctgtagttcattttactgtaaaagtaCGGCAATTTGGTAGCCAGTAATTTACTGTGaaattacaatttaaataaTACTGTAACATATTGTAAATTTTACTTGTTAACtgtgattttacagttttttactCTTACAAACATGCTTTGGATCTGCTcagtaaaaatgacaacaaaaacaatggccattttaaacttttaatacttttaaacataaaaaaaactataaaagcaCTTGAAAGtgtacttttaaaaacatttaaaaacatttttgaacattacagaaCAATCAAATTTTTGCATTTCTACTTTGACAGCCATTCAAAGTCCACAAGTTTTTTCAAGAGAGTGCTCACACGTGGGTTGACACCACTCCGCTTCTTGCCCTTTGAGCCGGTCTCAGGGTTGATTCCCAAGAAGCACCTGTAAACAataggcaaagaaaacaactttaAGTTTTACACCAATTTATATATTGCATAATTTATCCAAGGCACATGCAGTGGTGCCCCTTTCCCTTAAACTTAAACTTTCCCGTAAACCTACACCAAGGCAAGAAATAAGAGTGATACAAGTAAGCAGATCAGGTATGTAGAAATAgagacacacatggaaacactgaaaaacactaaaaaagaaagaattaacaAAGGTGAAAAGTAACAAATGACATTTACTTATGTAACTGTAATTGAATGGCTttctgtgtacttgtacttttttagtttatttaaagggtgacaaaACCCCAGTCTCTCTGATTGGAAATTTAAAGTAGAAAAGCACTCGGAGAGTGCAGACCTCTGCCAAGCAGCCCATTTCCACCTTTGAATCATTCCAAAAATTCTTGGATCCAGATGGTAATCCAGAACATCACCAAGATATAATCATCTGATCCTTGTCCCATTATCAACATTTCCTgaaaatttcattaaaatacGTTCATAACTTTTCTAGTTATCTTGCTaacagaccgacagacagacagacagacagacagacatacatacaaacagatAAACGACAGCAAAAACATAACCTCCTTGACGGAGGTAAAAATGCCTGTAGAACCTGAAAAAAAGACTGGTTTGGGTGGAGCTAAGAATTAATTCGGCTTAATATAAATCTGATTTCAATATATTTCAAGTCTAAATTTTAAAAGCTCCATGAAAAACAAGTATTACATCTTTTTTAGAGAACATTTTACCTGCTGCTAGCCATTTGTACTCATTACAATCAATTAAGTCTTTATTTTTGCCTTGTAATAACAAGCCTCTGCACAACCAGCCAGGACTGAAGTGTACAGGGACTATCCACAAAATGCAACACCGACAAAAGATgctgcaaaaatatttttataataacttCACCCTGGATAGGTGCAGTGTTGAAATCACTTCACACAATAATGCTCTTggttatattatttattttttattattttatattaacaattaGTTaggaaaaaatatgattttacaAAATTGGGGGGTACATCTTACTCCCCCTAACCTCATCACTGTGGGTTAAAAGTACTTCGTACTTTAATGGATAACTTATGGATTTTTGAACCTGGGCTGTATTTAGGATTGGTCAGTAGTGCAACTGAATGATAGGAACCAAAATCAGACTGATCGGCACAATTAAGTTTAATTTTTGCCTGAAACCAAAAGTAAGTTTGAACTGGGATGTCCGGgcaatttctgtttgtgtcaaaagtatgcaaataaaagtgtttgttttgctactaacaggctcagattgttataaGCATTATGGAGATGACCTgtacctttttatttatgtgacGTCGCTCATGCCCTTGATACATCCTGTTAGGAGTCTGTGTTAGGGGTGAattttatttctgattattattgAAGATTATTTTTGAAGTCATGAAgtcatatgtatgtatgtcaaATATTTAGTAATAATCTGAATAGTAAAATATGGGTAAATGATGGCAGCACAGCTGATCGAGCTCCCTACtcttgcctctgtgtgtgtgtgtgttgctgcttctgcttcagtGTCTCAGCGGTGCTGTTAccatttactgatgtttttagaaataaaattcacCCCTAACACAGACTCCTAACAGGATGTATCAAGGGCATGAGCGACATAATGGTACTTTCATGTGAGCAGTACTTTAGCCCTCTTTCCACACCTGGAATTAAGCAAGCTACCAAGTCATATACTTGACACCCAAGTTAGAAAGGTGCATGTGGTGACAGTGGTGACCAATATTGGTAGGGAATATAGTGGTAATGAAAAATTCCTGACACAATGATGTGCTAAAATTGATGAGGTTGTGTTACCAAAAAGGAGCATATGCCGGCAGCTCATAGGCTGTGTGCTCTCTTTACCATGCtatcaaaaggaaaaagttgAAGAGCGTTACAATACCTTTGGATAAACTCCAGAGTGCATGAACCATCCTCAGGATACTGCAGATTGAAGCTGTAGTAGCTCGCAAAAAGTGCAGCTATACCATTGATGAATCTGGCATGTGGTCCCATCACCACTTGTCCTTCGATGCACAGCATCCAAGCCCTTGGCTTCATCATGTCACCTGAAATGAACAGCAAAGAAAATCTAAGTCAATGTACTCCCCTGGAATGATGGAAAAAAGCtatctgaaatatctgaaacCACTGACTGGACACCAGCTAATGGCACTACTTTTAAATATCAGTAtcagaaagatggagacatgctacaatattagaaaaaaacatgtcaaaacattgATCAGcaagttatttaaaaatatcatttctaGCTTACAGCTACAAATGTCAATATAAAATCCAGATATACCGTACCTTGGACAATTAAGCAGGGGGTGCTCGGTAATGCCACTGTCCTCtgcacatcagcagcagtgtcACACGGCTGTAAAATAAGACATAGCATACATCTATAGTAGCAAAGTTTCAACATGGTACATAAGAGATAGTCCACTGGTCTCACTGATTTAGAAGTTAATCATAGAAAACATTATGTGTCAacatgtgaatgagtgtgattAAATGTATGCAAGTGTCAAAGATATCATACAGTACTGTCTAATGCAATCACAACCtgctttttttatcttttaaacaaCTTACATCAGTCTTAAGCATAATGGCGTTCTCTGGCTCTTTGAAATATGCCATCAGGAGCAGGAGGATACATGCAGCCTTGTCTGAAGCCTCTGGCTCGTAGTTTGCCAGGATTTCCTCGATACCTGGCTGACGGTTGAGTTCCTGGCAGAACTGAATGACAGTACTGCCTTTGTTGTTCAGGGCCTCTTGCATCTTAATAAGGATGGAGACATCTGTCAGCAGACCAAAGTGGGAGTAAAGGCCTCTttgggagaagagaaaaggccATTCCTCCTTAATCTCTGTGATGGCTGGTGCAGGCACACTGTTAAGGTATCGGCGCTGGATTACGTATGTCTTCTCCATCAGAGGTTCAGCTCTTTCTGCCCCGCTCATCCCTTCCTCGGAGTAGATGTTACACAGTTGCCTTTTGATTTCATCCAAGGTTGCCTCGGTTTCTCCAGCAGGAAGTTCTGCAGGACACCACCTGACACATCCATACTGGTCCACAGGGCCTCTTGGCATTATTCTGGCCCCCTCTGCCACTACAGTGCGGGGCCTTCTCTCTCTGCGTCGTCGTGCAAGACTGTTTTTTCTATTCTTATATTCCACTCTTGTTTTAATttgcagaagaagagagtgaCAGCCATCCCCAAAGATGTCTCCTCTTCTTCCGACATCAGCAAAACTTTTGGGATAGTCCCTTACAATTCTGCGTGCAATGCTGTGACACATTGCTCGGGTTGGGTTGAGATCATGCTCTAACATTTGGTCCACCACTGCCTTCACCATATCTTTTCTGTCCCCTGGTGATGGTCTTGTTTGATCTGCCACTGCCTTTCGAATTGCTGCTGGCATCCCTTCCCATCTGACCCGGAAGTCTGTATACCATGGCCTGCCAGGCAGTGTTGGAGAAGAGTTCAAAGTGCTTTCGGAACTTGATGATTGGGGATACTGAGTAGATGGAGAGGCAGCAACATATTCTATTTCCAGTGCTTGAAGTCCTGGAAGTGAGGACAAAAAATTCTGAACAGATAAAGGAAGGGCAAGATGTGCAAGATTCTTGCTGAAAGTTTCAGTTTGTAAAAAGCTAAATCCTCAAATGGTGCAACGTGACCACCCCCGAATGCctagataaaaataaaaattctacAAAAACTTTGTACTGGTATTTAAACTTGTTGTCGCATTTGTTCAACTTTCCcatggaaaaatatatatttacctTCATTCTTAATGCCATTCAGCAGTTTACGACACTGGATTGGTCTAAGGAATTGCTCCAGATCCTTCTCTTGCACTAAAGCAAGGTCTGCCCTGCTCTCCACACCAAGATCTTCAAACCCTTCCAGCAGGGAAGTCAGGGTTTCAACAGAGAGGTCCGTTAAAACTGATAAGACTGCTTCCTTTATATCTTCACGATTCATAATCTAAAAGACCAGAGTGTCAAACATGAATCAATTACTGCAGTGTACAGTATTCCCTACTTGTCTGTTTGCTATGTTTAAGTCTCCATGCTTCTGAGATTTATTACCACAACATAtcaaaaacatatcaaaaagAGAACCACTTGATTTTCTCAGGTTAATAACACAGCTTTTTGCCCATTTAGGtatgcattattttttttacctcaacAGCTTGTCTACAGCCTCTTTGTCCTGTCTGCTCTTGTCACCTGGTTGTTTAAACTGCCTCAGAGAAAGAATGGTGGAGAGCAATTAGTGACAAGTCATATACTTTGTAAACTGGAAGAGGATAGTAGTCAAGCAAATCTTCATGCTTAATGCAAACATAATCCTCTTGGGCTACTCCTAATTCGCAATAGATGCCCATATCTCTCAACTTAACAaaagtgtgtttctctgtcacaaAGTGCACAGAATCATGGAGAACAATGACCAGGTTAATTTTCCCAACATAAAGTTCTTCATCATTGTTCCCAAGTATAACAAACATCCCTTTTTTGTACACAGTGCCTTTCATTGTGACACTGTTGCAAGCCACCGCAGACTGTGACTCAAACTTATAACTGGCTACAGATGCCCTGATCCGGTCATTGTAATCATTCACATAAAACTCTGTGCCATTTTCTACTTGTATAGATGGAGGGAAAAGGCTGCCTGTACTCAAATATGCTTGCAGAAGTTGGTGTCTCTCTGCCAGAGTTTTGCAAAGACTTTTAAAGTTGTGTAATTTTCGGGCACACTGCTTAAAAAAcgtgtgtttgctttcaaaccTTAGAGTCCACAGGCGAATAAGTGGGCCAAAGTGTATGATGAGCTCTGAGTAGTGGCACAAATAATGGTGCTTGGGTTTTAAGGGATGACCAGAGAAGAGCTTTTTTCTGTAGTATATGTACTCTTCAGTGATGACTTTAAGATATGCTACTTGGCCTGTTGTAATGGCTGGTGCACAGACAAGTTCCACTATCTCTCTCAGCTGCAAAATGAGTTGCCATACCTTATTGTCATAAAGATCTTTAATCCTATCACCCACCAAGAGAGGCAGCAATCTAAGCAAGCACCAGTTTTGAACTGCATGCCCACTTAATCTCTCACTGCCAGAAGAGAGGTCTGCCGGTTTGTCGCTGCCATCATTTCCTTGGTACTTGAATTGGTTCTTACACCGATTTAATTGCAGGTAAGTAAAATGCTTCTCTTTGACTAAATGACTGATAAACAAAGCAAGGTCATAAGAGACAATACCCTCAAACAAGTCGTGACCTAGACATGGTGGCAGGCCAGGCtgacaaacatgaaaatgagcaaGTTGGTTAAAAGGAGAGTCAGACTTGATGCCACATACAGAGTTGGTGTCACTAGTTTTTAGACCTTGCAAATGACTTTGGTAGGACTGTGCTGTTCTCGGGGTACCACACAGCTGTGGTTCTTTCataaatgtgtctctgtctaCCTCACAGTAGCGACAAAAATGATCAGCTCGACTGAAATTTTCTACAAAGCCCCCAACCGAATGAGATCCTAAGTTGTCTCCTGAAATACTAACCAACGTGCATTTTACAGCACTGCCATCAATTAGCTCAATACCTCTCTCCTCCAGAACTTTGAGGTCCTTAATCAGTTGTTCAAAAACTTTGTTCATCCCAAAATATTTAAAGTCTTGCTCTCTACATAGAAGGACAAGTTGCATCTGATTTATAGTGGATCTGTTGTGTGGCAAAATGTCTGTCAGAGTTGAGTAAACAGCTAacactttatgttttttttttcctgaaccAAGCGGGTTAACGACCTCAAATGCATCTTGGTATAGCATCAAACCAACCGAGGAAGGCTCAGTTTTTAACAGCGGATTACTCTGAACTCCTTCTCCATCCCTGATATCCTGATAGACGTCCACAGTAGAGGGTTGTAAGCGTGTTGCAGCATACTGTTCTCGCACAGACTCACTTTTGAACAGTGCAGCCAATGTCTCCTGTACAGGTATATACTGGGCAAAGCGTTCTTCgccattttcatcatttcccaAAAACAAAGGCACAGGCTCAACATAGTTGAAACTCTTTTTAAAAGCAGTCTTTCTCTTTATGTCTGTGCTCAGAAGTCCCCTGTTATAGAGCTTGAGTAAATCCCCTCTGTTCAGTTCATTAATGATGCTGCTTATACTGGCCTCAGGAATTCCAAGTACCTTCAATTTCTCACTCAGAATGTTAAGCGAATGGGACAGGCCAATTTCATGGGCATTTTCAAAGTCCTCAATGATTGTTTGTATGGTACTGGCCGGTAACAATAGCTTAGCTTGTAATTTTAAGTACAGAAGTGTAAGGTTTTGTAAAAACAGAGATTCATCAACAGCAAATGGCACTTCTGGTTCATGTTGTGCTTCAGAAATATCAGAGCTTGAGTCACTAGGCCCAGGCTGGCTCAAAGGCTCTGTGGGACCAGACGTATCTAGAACTGAATCTTCTAGATCTTCTACACGTCTATTTGCATGTTTCCTGGAAACATGTGAGGCAAAACTAGATGCAACTGTAAAGCTGCAGTCACAACCTCTGAATGGGCATTTGATTTTGAATCCTTCTTTTGAGTGTGACTTCAAATGATTTACAAAAGAGGTTACTGTAACACACTTGAATGTACAAGACTGAGCCACACACTTTAAGGATGTGTCAATTGGCTTGCGACTATAAGATCCTTTGTGGTCTCTATACATGTGGCTTTTCAGTACAGTGGCTTTGCGGTACATCTGAGTACAGTAAGGTACACCACATTGATAGTTGTAATGGGGAGTGTTACTGTGAAGCTTTGTGTGCTGAATAAACAGATTAACAGTCTcagacacatactcacacatacCAAATTTACAGTGGAACATCATTCCTCAAGGTCGCAGTGAAGATTGCctgggtgaaaaaaaacaaaaaaatagctgTTAACTGATGCTGTAGATTACTTTATTTCACCTGAAATACAAATAACTTCACTAAAGTGCTGCACAACCCCCTAATGTTACTTGCTGCTTTACTTTGAATTTTCCACAACTGATGATACTGCAGGCTAAAATCAAAGTACACAAATATATCCATATAAAGGTGGTTCAGGTCTGTAAAGCAGTATCTCAGCAACCGGCCTCCGTTACCACCGTCGGGACCGGCGGTGCACGCTCGTGTTGTCACTGAAGTCCGTTACAGCGTGCACGCGCCCAGCTAACAGAGGGTCCTGGTGCAGCTAGCGCCCTGCCACTTCACTGACACATATCTCCGACACAACGACTCGAAAATTAAACTCGTTTATTTTTACCGACCAGCTGTTGCAGTCCTAGACCGCGGTCAACCCGTTTAGATCCCCTCCAAAGTTCACAGCAACCCGGAAAATGTAGCTAAACGAGGACGTTAGCATTAGCAAGCTACAAGCAACACGACAGTTGTaactagagaatgcaatttctgaagaaattgcggtgtgaatgctttctgctgaatggctaacgccacgctgaaaagcttcctcttgaattgaaaaagcattgaatacctgaattaatgaataaactattaattggcttacgccacactgaataactgcatgttg comes from Pempheris klunzingeri isolate RE-2024b chromosome 7, fPemKlu1.hap1, whole genome shotgun sequence and encodes:
- the LOC139203567 gene encoding uncharacterized protein; the encoded protein is MNREDIKEAVLSVLTDLSVETLTSLLEGFEDLGVESRADLALVQEKDLEQFLRPIQCRKLLNGIKNEGLQALEIEYVAASPSTQYPQSSSSESTLNSSPTLPGRPWYTDFRVRWEGMPAAIRKAVADQTRPSPGDRKDMVKAVVDQMLEHDLNPTRAMCHSIARRIVRDYPKSFADVGRRGDIFGDGCHSLLLQIKTRVEYKNRKNSLARRRRERRPRTVVAEGARIMPRGPVDQYGCVRWCPAELPAGETEATLDEIKRQLCNIYSEEGMSGAERAEPLMEKTYVIQRRYLNSVPAPAITEIKEEWPFLFSQRGLYSHFGLLTDVSILIKMQEALNNKGSTVIQFCQELNRQPGIEEILANYEPEASDKAACILLLLMAYFKEPENAIMLKTDPCDTAADVQRTVALPSTPCLIVQGDMMKPRAWMLCIEGQVVMGPHARFINGIAALFASYYSFNLQYPEDGSCTLEFIQRCFLGINPETGSKGKKRSGVNPRVSTLLKKLVDFEWLSK